In Arachis hypogaea cultivar Tifrunner chromosome 17, arahy.Tifrunner.gnm2.J5K5, whole genome shotgun sequence, a single window of DNA contains:
- the LOC112763931 gene encoding uncharacterized protein has product MHAALMWTISDFSGFGNLSGWNTYGGRACPTYNLDTESKRLTFSQKWYFMGHRRFLSQGHRFQHDRVGFDGNVEVRGPPVTFSGGDILRQLDNVYVTLGKVQTVTGKRARRHQVALQDESSWKKRSIFFELPYWEYNLLRHNLDVMHIEKNVCDNIMNTILNDSDKSKDNLKARKDLQLMGIRRELWPREDGKYPTAIFSMSNSQKDIFLRNLKNVVFPDGHSSNISRCVDLQQRKLSGLKSHDNHTLMEHLLLIASRNVLKAPVAVVLADFSTFFRRLCSKSIDPHQLPLLQEHVVLTLCQLEIIFSQINRPLRIDDRPSKDVTDTMTSMFPLIVKAVGDAVHMNLSLIERLQAHRHMLVNCTAVENFLEDFRASKKRQLRSIGKRNEAYIDKVVHREFAEWFKHEVNLLYGSSIYSFDGILLSVSQLNNTYISLAKRFKAYNVNGFRFRTLPREDGMRTQNSGVCVTYDTRSYATFCDSNMAVGGVSYYGRLVDIIELNYSGQFSVALFRCIWGDTTSGRGIKQDILRHTCVNFSNSIHTGDREDDEPYILASEARLV; this is encoded by the exons atgCATGCTGCGTTGATGTGGACAATCAGTGATTTTTCAGGGTTTGGCAACTTATCTGGGTGGAATACGTACGGTGGGAGAGCGTGTCCTACGTACAACTTGGATACTGAGTCTAAACGACTCACCTTCAGTCAGAAATGGTATTTCATGGGTCATCGGCGCTTTCTGAGTCAAGGCCACAGATTTCAGCATGACCGGGTCGGATTTGATGGCAATGTAGAGGTCAGAGGTCCCCCTGTAACATTTTCGGGTGGAGATATTTTGAGACAATTGGATAATGTGTATGTCACACTTGGCAAGGTGCAAACGGTTACCGGTAAAAGAGCACGCAGACATCAGGTTGCATTACAAGATGAGTCTTCTTGGAAAAAGAGGAGTATTTTCTTTGAACTCCCATATTGGGAATATAATTTATTGCGTCACAATCTGGACGTGATGCACATAGAGAAAAATGTGTGCGACAACATAATGAACACGATACTGAACGACAGTGATAAATCCAAGGACAACCTCAAAGCTCGAAAAGACCTCCAGCTGATGGGAATTAGGCGTGAACTCTGGCCTCGGGAAGATGGAAAGTATCCTACTGCAATATTCTCTATGTCAAATTCACAGAAGGACATCTTTCTTAGAAATTTAAAGAATGTGGTCTTTCCAGATGGTCATTCGAGCAACATATCTCGCTGTGTTGACCTACAGCAGCGAAAACTATCCGGCTTGAAAAGTCACGACAACCACACTCTCATGGAACATCTTCTCCTGATTGCATCAAGGAATGTATTGAAAGCCCCAGTGGCAGTTGTCCTGGCTGATTTCTCAACTTTCTTTCGACGACTATGCAGTAAATCTATAGACCCTCATCAACTTCCTCTCCTACAGGAACATGTGGTCCTCACTCTTTGTCAACTGGAGATAATTTTTTCACA GATCAATCGACCATTGCGTATTGATGATCGACCGAGCAAAGATGTGACTGATACCATGACAAGCATGTTCCCATTGATTGTCAAAGCGGTAGGGGATGCGGTACATATGAATCTTTCACTAATCGAGAGACTTCAAGCACATCGTCACATGTTGGTCAATTGCACAGCTGTGGAGAATTTCTTAGA GGATTTTAGGGCTAGCAAAAAAAGACAGCTACGAAGTATTGGAAAAAGAAACGAAGCCTACATTGACAAGGTTGTCCATAGAGAATTTGCCGAGTGGTTCAAGCATGAGGTGAATCTTCTGTATGGCTCTTCCATTTATAGTTTTGATGGTATCTTGCTTTCTGTTTCTCAACTGAATAACACGTATATTTCATTG GCAAAGCGCTTTAAGGCGTACAATGTGAATGGATTCAGGTTTAGAACCCTACCAAGAGAGGATGGAATGAGAACCCAGAATAGCGGGGTTTGTGTCACTTATGACACTAGAAGTTATGCAACCTTTTGTGACAGTAACATGGCTGTTGGTGGCGTCTCGTATTATGGGAGATTGGTAGACATCATTGAGCTGAATTACAGTGGTCAATTTTCTGTGGCCTTGTTTAGATGCATCTGGGGAGACACCACGTCTGGTAGAGGCATAAAGCAAGACATTTTGAGACACACATGTGTCAACTTTAGTAATTCGATACACACTGGTGATCGTGAAGATGACGAGCCGTACATTCTTGCATCTGAGGCTCGCCTTGTTTAG